The genomic DNA TTAGCGGGCGTTTCCATGCGACAGGTTTCCCTTGGTAACGACAATCTGGCCTTCGACCGCTTAAATGCAGAAGTTGGTAATTTGGTTGGACGTCGGGACAATCCTTTTATGGACGATCTCGAAGTCGAAATCGATGCCGATTATAACCTGCACTATCGACATGTCATTTCCGCAGTTTCTGCCTGTACTGGTTATGTCAATCCGCAAAACGGGCAAGTTATTCGGTATGTCGAAAAAGTGAAATTTGCTCCCCCACGCCGCCCCGGCACGTGAGATTGGACATCTTGGCAGGTCGCTTTTCAGACCATTGGTGTTACAATTCCCTCACGGGTTACTAATTACCAATTGCTACTATCGTCCTGTTTATGATTGTGGTCTACATGATCTTTGTTCTCGATAATTACGATTCTTTCACCTACAACCTCGTCCAGCGGTTGGGGGAAATCGATCCATCACTAGAAATCGTTGTGAAGAGAAACGATCAGACGAGCCTCGAAGAAATTGCGGAGCTGAATCCCGAGCGGATTATCATTTCTCCCGGTCCCTGCACTCCTAAAGAAGCGGGACTTTCCTGTGAGATCATCCATGAATTCGGACCGAAATTACCGTTATTAGGTGTTTGCCTGGGGCATCAATCCATTGCCGATGTCTACGGAGCCAAAGTCGTGCGAGCAGATCGACTCATGCACGGCAAAGTCTCTCGCATCCGTCACGATGAACAAGGTGTTTTTGCCGGCATCGAAAACCCGAGTATCGCTACCCGCTATCACAGTTTGATTGTCCCTCAGGAATCTCTCCCCGACTGTTTAATCCCCACCGCCTGGTCCGCTGACGAAGATTACCCGGCTGAACTGATGGGCCTGCGTCATCGCGACTTTCCGATTCACGGCGTGCAGTTCCATCCGGAAAGTTTTCTAACGGAAGCCGGCACTGTCTTGTTGAAAAACTTTCTGAATCTGGCTGCTTAGCCAATTTGATGGCATCTGCAGTCTCCTGCATGTCTTCAGATCGTTTTCCACTGAGAATCCTCTAACCTCATTTGAAGTTGAGAGAACAGAATGAAGTATTCTCAAGCGAAGTATTTTTTGGCTCTGATCGCATTTACCTTTTCACCCCCGGAAATTCATCTCTATGCTAAGGAACCTCTGCAGTATCAAGAAGATATTCGCCCGAAGCTGGTGACATTTTGTGGTGATTGTCATTCTCCAGAAGACTCCGAACATGATGTCAAGTTCCTGCAGGCAAAGAACGTAGCAGAGATGTCGCAGATGCGTTCGATCTGGAATAGTGTAGCCGAGCAACTTCGCAATCGCACAATGCCGCCTCCGGATGAAACACAACCGAGCGAGGCGGAGCGTCTTGGAGTTGCCGAATGGATTGATCAGACTTTGCAACAGACGGCTTGTGAACAGGGGCCGTTTGCGGGTTCGATTACGAGCAGACGTCTGAATCGAACCGAATACACGAATACCATTCGAGATTTACTTGGTGTTAGAACCGAAGCTGCTGTTCGATTTCCAGTCGATGGTTCCGGTGGTGAAGGGTTTGATAACAATGGGGAAACTCTGTTTTTGCCACCAATCCTAATGGAACGATATCTTGAAGCCGCTGAAGAAATTCTTGACGTTGCTCTTCCTTCACCGTCGATCAAAATCACGATTCCAGCCAATCAACTCTTGCCGCCTGATAAAAATTCAGACTCTGCGACCAGAATACTCGAACCGAAGAAATCCTTACGATTGGTTCCGCGAATCTATTCTGCCGGACAGCATTTTGTTCGTGTTCGTGCTCAACCTGTCGAGAAATCCACGACTCTCACCTTTAAAGTCGATGGGATTGTTGTTGAACGATTTGCGATTGACGGCAAACCAAAGTTCGAAGGGGATTTTCCTGTCAATTACGACACCAGCATACAACTTTCTCGGGGGTTTCATACCCTGGAAATTCGCTGCACGGGCGAAGAAAACGCGTCCGTTACATTCCTGCATTTCAAGCAGAATGATAAGGAGCTGAATCAGGATCAGTTGCGAGTCTATGAAAAACTAACCGGCACATCTCCCGGAAAGATACCCGAGAATCCGCGATCTGTTGCAATTCAGAAATTGAAGGCTTTCATTTCTCAAGCGTTTCGACGACCAGCTGTCTCGACTGAAGTGGACAAATTCATGTCCCTCTATGATCGCGCAGCTAAGCGAGATGATCCGCATGTTGAAGCCTTGAAACTGGCATTCAAAGGTGTACTGGTTTCTTCACCGTTTTTGTTTCGGGTGGAATCGCTGCCAGAATCTCAGTCACTGGAACCGATTTCCGATTTTGAACTCGCTTCGCGTCTCTCCTATTTTTTGTGGGGATCGCTGCCGGATGACGAACTATTTGAATTGTCAGCCGAGAGGCACCTGAATGAAGATACGATTCTCAAAGAGCAAGTCGACCGTATGCTCAACGATTCGCGAGCGGACTATTTCATTGATGAATTTGTTGGGCAGTGGCTAGGAACTCGAGATATTGGAGGACGTGTTGCTCCAGACACCAGCAAGTTCAAAGGAGAGTTTACAACGGAATTATTACTTGGTTTTCGCGAAGAACCCAATCAGCTGTTCGCTTACCTGCTGCAGAATAACCACAGTCTGATGGAACTGATCACCGCCGATTATGTGATCGTCAATAAACGACTGCGAAAGCATTATGGCTTTGATGAGGAAGAAAAATCAGACAAGCAGGACTGGCCCTGGTCGCCCAATCCCCAGTTGAGTAAAGATGGCCCCTTCGAAAAAGTCGCTGTTACGAATGGGCAACGTGGAGGTGTCCTCGGCATGGGAGGCGTGCATCTGCTGACTTCTTATCCCAACCGTACCAGCCCCGTACTCCGTGGTGGCTGGATCCTGGAAACGTTGTTAGGAATTCGAGTCCCGAATCCTCCGCCCGACATCCCCGAACTCTCCAAAAGCAAAAAAGGAAAGATGACCATTCGCGAACAGTTGGCAATGCATCGCGATCATCCTTCCTGCTCAGCTTGCCACAATCTGATTGATCCTCCCGGCTTCGCACTCGATCATTTCGACGTTCTCGGCCGCTGGCAGGAAGAACAGGAAGGTAAACCGATCGATGCCACTGCAACTTTTCCATCCGGAGAAACCGTCGATGGCTTGGAAGGCCTCAAAACAATCATGGTTCAACGTAAACCAGAATTCTATCGTCAACTGACCCGCAAAATGCTGGGCTTCGCACTCGGCAGAAGCCTGGACGATCGGGACGACTGCGTCATCAATCAAATCACAGAGGACATACTCAACAACGATGACTCTCTGCGGAATTTAATCAAATCTGTCGTTTTAAGTACGCCATTTCGAAATCGGCAGTTGAGCCCAGATGAAGCCTCAAATGCGACCGAGTAAATCACAGCCTGAACTACGGGGGATCATGACCACTGCCCCCCCAGGGATGACAGCGGGCTATACGTACAAGACCTTTATAGGCCCCCTGAAAAGCGCCATACTTTTCCACGGCCTGAATAAAATAATTACTGCAGGTTGGCTGAAATCGACACTGGCGTCCGATTAAGGGGCTGAGTGTCCATTGATAACAGCGAACCAAAAAAATCAAAATTCGTGAGAGTAGCCACGAGATTGCAACGGAAATACTCAGCATCAGTCTGCCTTCTTCATTTGAGCAGACTGCCGTCGTGCAATTTTTTTTGTGAGTCTGATCAATGAACTGCGGTAACCTTTTAGCGTCGGCGTATCAATCACCCGGGGAATGAGAACGAAATCAAACCCGATGGGGATCTGTTTTCTAGAGAGCCGAAAAGCTTCCCGCAAAAGTCGTTTCCTACGATTTCGTTGTACGGCATTGCCATGCTTTTTGGAGACACTCAACCCAATCCGTGAAATGCCAAGTTGATTTGCCATGCCGAATATCAATAGCATGTCATCGCCAGCCCGCTGTTTTTCAGCATACACACGATCAAAATCGCTACCACTACGAATGCGACACTCAGCAGGGAATGAGAATTCCAACTCAGAACGAGATCCTGGCATTACTCTGTCTCATCTTTCTGAGGTGGAATACCGAGTTCTTGTTCCGGGGTCTCCCTTTTCTGAAGATACCAATATTCATTCTTCAACTTAGCCGACGGTGAAGGCTTGCGAGCAATTCGTCTGGCATGGGAACCGAGATAGATGGCCATCAAGACCAGCAATCCCCCAAGGATGGCAATCCCGATTAACAGAATCCAGAAAACGGGTAGCATCTGTTTGCCTTTATCCCGCTTTTCGCGCTCTTCAGGACTCAACGCGATGGCCGCAGATGTTCCTGCTGGTGTAGCCTCGGATGTTGCGACTTCAGGAATGGATTGACTTGTCAACTCTGGAGACTGCGCAGAACATCTTCCGTTCAATCCGACCAGCGAAATCACCAGTAATAGAGATGCAATAAAGAATACCCACTGGAGTTGACCAGAAATGTCATTACGAGAAATCATACATCATTGGCCATAATCAGAGGAGGATTCAAAAGTGCCTTCATTTCCCGAACGGCTCGTTCCATCCCCACGAAAACCGCACGAGAAATAATACTGTGACCGATATTCAACTCGGAAACCCCAGGAATTTCAACGATTGGCTCAACATTCAAATAGGTCAAGCCATGTCCCATATGAAGCAACATACCACGAGTACGGGCTTCTTCCCCTGCTTCAAACAACAGATCGAGTTCTCGAGTTTGCGTTTCCACATCGACCGCTTCAGCATATTGTCCTGTATGGAGTTCAACAGCATGCACATTCATCGAATCGGCAACTTCAATCTGCTTGGCATTCGGATCAATAAACAGGCTGACCTCAATTCCCGCCTCCAGTAAACGGTCGACACAGCGTAAAACCCGATCCCGATGTGCGATTAAATCGAGTCCTCCTTCGGTCGTCACTTCTTCCCGCTTTTCCGGGACGAGCGTGCATTGATCGGGCATGACATCGAGAGCGAAATCCGTGATTTCCTCCGAAACCGACATTTCCAGATTCAGCTTTACCCGTACCGTTTCTCGCAATACACGAACATCGCGATCCTGAATATGACGACGATCTTCACGCAGATGGACGGTGATTCCGTCTGCCCCGCCTAACTCCGCCAGCGTCGCTGCCCAGACAGGATCGGGCTCTACGGTTTTTCGGGCCTGCCGCACTGTGGCGACATGATCGATATTCACTCCCAGTTTGGGCATTGAAGATTTCCTCGAATAATTAATGTGCGATATTCAGATTTGTCCTGCGATTATGACAGACAGATTCCATTCGTGAAGGGAAGGTTCATCGGGTTCAATTGGTTTCTGGAATTTTTTTCAAGATTGGAACCTAATCGGAAACTTTCGGTGGAATCGACCGGCCATGAGGATCGGCTGCCGGGGAGCCGAGATCACGTTCGATTTGTTCGCGGGATTCCTGATCGAGATAGTGTTCCATCAGATGAGCCGCATCGTGCAGGTGATCTCCAGGGAGTTGGAATTCGGTATCCAGAAATGATTCCCACAAACGATGCCCCCGGACAATTCGTTCGGCAACAAGTCGACCTTGATCTGTCAGTGAATATCTCGCTTCGCGATCAAGGTCGATCAATCCAACTTTTGATAATTGCTCGAGAGAGGCATGACGAAAATCTTCACCTGCGATTTCTTGAATTTCCTGCAGTTTCGGATACCGCTGCAGTCCGTGTCCTTTATGGCTTTCTTCCCAGCGATACAAGATTCCCAGGACATCCTCTGCATGAATTCTCTGTTGTAAACGTCGACGCCTCAATTTCAGAGCAATCAATCCCTGCGACGGAGAAAATGTAAGTGCCAGTACATATCCAAGTCCGGAAACGACTGCCATCATTCCCGCAGCACTTGTGTTCAATTGCCAGGCGATTGCATAACCAACTGCAGTGGACACCGCTGCAAACGCGCAAGAAATGAGGATCATATTTCGCAGCCGCTGAGTAAGTAGTTGGGCGGATGCCCCGGGAACAATCAGCATGGCGACTACGAGAATGCTGCCGACAATCTTGAATGATGCCACCACGCAAACCGCAACAAGCACGATTAAGGTAGCGAGCATTGTGTAGCCGTATAATCCGATGGCTGCTGCGTAGTCGGTATCAAAGACAGCGGTTTTGATTTCTTTCCAGAATAGAGACAGCCAGCCAATGACTGCAAGTAGTACAAACAGGGTTGTCCATAAAGCCGCTGGCCAGTTCAATCCCAGAAACTGAACGGTATCTAAAGCGACATATTCAATCGCGCCTTCGAGAACCGCATCGCGATCGATATGCACTTTCTCAGCAAAAATCTGCACCAGCAGAATGCCCAGAGCAAAAAATGAGGTGAAGACAATTCCGAGAGACGATTCTTCGGATGCTTGTCCGTGCGTCGTGAGCAGTCTCGTTAAACCAGCAGTCAACATGGCGAATAATGTCGCCCCGAGAAACATCGGCAACGATGATGTCGAGCCCGTGACAATAAATGCGATGACCAACCCCGGCAATACAGCATGCGAGAGTGCATCTCCCAACATACTCATGCGACGCAGGACGAGGAAGCATCCCAAAATGGCACATGTTACATTTGCGATTGAACCAACCAGAATGGTCCAGAACGCCAGTCTCAAAGTCGGATCAAGAAAGGCTGGCCAGTCGAGCATCGATATTTTATTTCCTCAACGACATCAAAAAATACGGGTGGCGGGGGCGCTCTCGAAGAGAAGCCCCCGAATCGTTGAAGTATCGGGGGCTTCCGCTGTCGCGGAGCGCCCCCGCCACCCTAAATTGAAATTGACAGGATTAAGTAATATTCGGATCTCTTAATGAACTGCCTGTGGTGGTTGATTCTGGAACGCCCGGCTGCGGAACAGGAAGTCAACAATGTTTCCTTCATGCGGTTGCAGCCAGTTGAGTTGAACCGTCTTCACTTCACCGATATTCAATCGATCGATATTCATCGCATTGACAAGTTCTGCTGACCACGCTTCGTTGTCCGTCAGAGCCGTGCAGACGAGCGTCTGGCCGATCGTTTTGATCATCTTCGCTTGAGGACATTCGACAACTGATACAAACGGGAACATGTATTCGGTGTTCGCGAGTGTGGCAGAGGGATCAGTCGCGAGCACGACGGTCGGCTTGAGAAAGGCATGACGTTCATGTTTCTCCAGTCGATCGCCATTACGATATTTCGCAGTCACTTCGGTGACGGAACCTTCTTTGAGACCCTCTTCGATTTGATCGTTCATGGCCTGGGCGACGTCGGGATTGGCAAACGCGGCTAATTGAGCGTTAGGATCGCTCATCAAAGTCGGTTCGACCTTCGCCAGTCGTTGAGCCAGGGCATCGGCAATTTCATTGGTGTGTCGTGAAGCATAAATCGCAGAGGCATTAATACAACTACGACCGCCGTTGGCCAGCACGCTATCGACCATCAAATCGAGATACGATTCCCATTGATCGACGACATCATCGCCCAGCAAAATCTTACTGAAACCAGGACCGTGCACCTGCACATTCGGATTACTCGCATATTTGTCGACAGTCGCCTGTCCGCCGAAGATCATCACTCGCTCACATTCTTCAGTGACTGCTCCCCCTACATCATGCGGACCTGGATAAAGTGAAATCGCTTCTCCGGGAATACCGGCTTCCATGAAAGCGGAGGCCATGCGATATGGAGTCCAGGGTTCGGAAGAACCGGGCTTCAGGACGAGGCCAATCTGCATCGGAATACAGGGTAACCACAAAGTGTGAACACCGGGGGAATTGGATGGTAGCACCAATCCGAGTGTTGGTGAAGTTGCCTGATAGCTGACCATCACGCCCCGATCTTCCATGCCGTAACCCTTCTGGAGAATTTCCAGAGGCAGCCCACGTGTCAGTGCATCAAGAATTTCTTTCATATTCTTGAGCACGAACGCGATTTTGTGCATATTTCCCGCACACATGTTTTCCGGCAGGCCCGTACTGGCAGACTGGATTTTGCAGAACTCTTCGGGAGTTTGCGTGCTATTTCCCAGCGGCAAGGTGGCGTTCATGTACAGGTCGCCGGCTTTGGCGCACATTTCGACCAGTTCATAAATGTCGATTTTTTTTAAGGCTTCGCGAGCTTTGTGAGCTTTTCGCATATCCATTTTCACGAGGCCACCGTTGGCCTGATGAATTTCGGCCAGTTTTTCACCGGTCTCAAAATGAACGACTTCTGCTTTTTCCAGACTCTCGTAAGGCTGTCCCCAGCGGATGACAGGTATTTCCAACATGCGTCAATGTCCTTGCTATAAAAGTCTCTCAAGGCCGAT from Rubinisphaera italica includes the following:
- a CDS encoding anthranilate synthase component II — translated: MIFVLDNYDSFTYNLVQRLGEIDPSLEIVVKRNDQTSLEEIAELNPERIIISPGPCTPKEAGLSCEIIHEFGPKLPLLGVCLGHQSIADVYGAKVVRADRLMHGKVSRIRHDEQGVFAGIENPSIATRYHSLIVPQESLPDCLIPTAWSADEDYPAELMGLRHRDFPIHGVQFHPESFLTEAGTVLLKNFLNLAA
- a CDS encoding pyridoxine 5'-phosphate synthase encodes the protein MPKLGVNIDHVATVRQARKTVEPDPVWAATLAELGGADGITVHLREDRRHIQDRDVRVLRETVRVKLNLEMSVSEEITDFALDVMPDQCTLVPEKREEVTTEGGLDLIAHRDRVLRCVDRLLEAGIEVSLFIDPNAKQIEVADSMNVHAVELHTGQYAEAVDVETQTRELDLLFEAGEEARTRGMLLHMGHGLTYLNVEPIVEIPGVSELNIGHSIISRAVFVGMERAVREMKALLNPPLIMANDV
- a CDS encoding aldehyde dehydrogenase family protein yields the protein MLEIPVIRWGQPYESLEKAEVVHFETGEKLAEIHQANGGLVKMDMRKAHKAREALKKIDIYELVEMCAKAGDLYMNATLPLGNSTQTPEEFCKIQSASTGLPENMCAGNMHKIAFVLKNMKEILDALTRGLPLEILQKGYGMEDRGVMVSYQATSPTLGLVLPSNSPGVHTLWLPCIPMQIGLVLKPGSSEPWTPYRMASAFMEAGIPGEAISLYPGPHDVGGAVTEECERVMIFGGQATVDKYASNPNVQVHGPGFSKILLGDDVVDQWESYLDLMVDSVLANGGRSCINASAIYASRHTNEIADALAQRLAKVEPTLMSDPNAQLAAFANPDVAQAMNDQIEEGLKEGSVTEVTAKYRNGDRLEKHERHAFLKPTVVLATDPSATLANTEYMFPFVSVVECPQAKMIKTIGQTLVCTALTDNEAWSAELVNAMNIDRLNIGEVKTVQLNWLQPHEGNIVDFLFRSRAFQNQPPQAVH
- a CDS encoding DUF1592 domain-containing protein; the protein is MKYSQAKYFLALIAFTFSPPEIHLYAKEPLQYQEDIRPKLVTFCGDCHSPEDSEHDVKFLQAKNVAEMSQMRSIWNSVAEQLRNRTMPPPDETQPSEAERLGVAEWIDQTLQQTACEQGPFAGSITSRRLNRTEYTNTIRDLLGVRTEAAVRFPVDGSGGEGFDNNGETLFLPPILMERYLEAAEEILDVALPSPSIKITIPANQLLPPDKNSDSATRILEPKKSLRLVPRIYSAGQHFVRVRAQPVEKSTTLTFKVDGIVVERFAIDGKPKFEGDFPVNYDTSIQLSRGFHTLEIRCTGEENASVTFLHFKQNDKELNQDQLRVYEKLTGTSPGKIPENPRSVAIQKLKAFISQAFRRPAVSTEVDKFMSLYDRAAKRDDPHVEALKLAFKGVLVSSPFLFRVESLPESQSLEPISDFELASRLSYFLWGSLPDDELFELSAERHLNEDTILKEQVDRMLNDSRADYFIDEFVGQWLGTRDIGGRVAPDTSKFKGEFTTELLLGFREEPNQLFAYLLQNNHSLMELITADYVIVNKRLRKHYGFDEEEKSDKQDWPWSPNPQLSKDGPFEKVAVTNGQRGGVLGMGGVHLLTSYPNRTSPVLRGGWILETLLGIRVPNPPPDIPELSKSKKGKMTIREQLAMHRDHPSCSACHNLIDPPGFALDHFDVLGRWQEEQEGKPIDATATFPSGETVDGLEGLKTIMVQRKPEFYRQLTRKMLGFALGRSLDDRDDCVINQITEDILNNDDSLRNLIKSVVLSTPFRNRQLSPDEASNATE
- a CDS encoding metal ABC transporter permease, whose translation is MLDWPAFLDPTLRLAFWTILVGSIANVTCAILGCFLVLRRMSMLGDALSHAVLPGLVIAFIVTGSTSSLPMFLGATLFAMLTAGLTRLLTTHGQASEESSLGIVFTSFFALGILLVQIFAEKVHIDRDAVLEGAIEYVALDTVQFLGLNWPAALWTTLFVLLAVIGWLSLFWKEIKTAVFDTDYAAAIGLYGYTMLATLIVLVAVCVVASFKIVGSILVVAMLIVPGASAQLLTQRLRNMILISCAFAAVSTAVGYAIAWQLNTSAAGMMAVVSGLGYVLALTFSPSQGLIALKLRRRRLQQRIHAEDVLGILYRWEESHKGHGLQRYPKLQEIQEIAGEDFRHASLEQLSKVGLIDLDREARYSLTDQGRLVAERIVRGHRLWESFLDTEFQLPGDHLHDAAHLMEHYLDQESREQIERDLGSPAADPHGRSIPPKVSD
- a CDS encoding ExbD/TolR family protein, with translation MKLRNSRVSATKIEAQMAPMIDVVFQLLIFFMLTLKIIPLEGDFNINMPLGQQATESPDVPIPPIKVRLTANEDGTLAGVSMRQVSLGNDNLAFDRLNAEVGNLVGRRDNPFMDDLEVEIDADYNLHYRHVISAVSACTGYVNPQNGQVIRYVEKVKFAPPRRPGT
- the yidD gene encoding membrane protein insertion efficiency factor YidD; translated protein: MLSISVAISWLLSRILIFLVRCYQWTLSPLIGRQCRFQPTCSNYFIQAVEKYGAFQGAYKGLVRIARCHPWGGSGHDPP
- the rnpA gene encoding ribonuclease P protein component, giving the protein MPGSRSELEFSFPAECRIRSGSDFDRVYAEKQRAGDDMLLIFGMANQLGISRIGLSVSKKHGNAVQRNRRKRLLREAFRLSRKQIPIGFDFVLIPRVIDTPTLKGYRSSLIRLTKKIARRQSAQMKKAD